From Acidimicrobiales bacterium, one genomic window encodes:
- a CDS encoding PIG-L deacetylase family protein produces MAQNQADDTRAADLQPVPEDWTVGLAVVAHPDDMEYGAASAVARWTAQGKDIRYVLVTDGEAGIATMPPDQAGPLRREEQIASCAVVGVDQVDFLGLPDGLLAEGLDLRRALSASIRKHRPEVLLSINHRDQWGPSSWNHVDHRVVGRALMDAARDAGNPWVFPEDGDAWNGVRFAAFSGSPAATHAVDVTQHIEAGVESLRCHRVYLENLGGDMADAGAFLRSNAADTGPRLGVELAAGFELVWL; encoded by the coding sequence ATGGCGCAGAATCAGGCGGACGACACTCGAGCGGCTGACCTCCAGCCCGTACCCGAAGACTGGACCGTCGGGCTGGCCGTCGTGGCTCATCCCGACGACATGGAATACGGCGCTGCCAGCGCTGTTGCCCGCTGGACGGCTCAGGGCAAGGACATTCGTTATGTCCTGGTCACCGACGGCGAGGCCGGCATCGCGACCATGCCACCAGACCAGGCCGGTCCCTTGAGGCGCGAAGAGCAGATCGCCAGTTGTGCCGTGGTGGGCGTCGATCAGGTCGATTTCCTGGGTCTGCCCGACGGCCTGTTGGCCGAGGGTCTCGACCTGAGGCGAGCACTGAGTGCCTCGATCCGCAAACATCGGCCCGAGGTGTTGCTGTCGATCAACCATCGCGATCAGTGGGGCCCTTCCAGCTGGAATCACGTCGACCACCGGGTGGTGGGCCGCGCGTTGATGGACGCTGCACGTGACGCGGGCAATCCGTGGGTTTTCCCCGAAGATGGCGATGCGTGGAACGGGGTGCGGTTTGCAGCGTTCTCGGGCTCGCCGGCCGCAACCCACGCGGTCGACGTCACGCAGCACATCGAGGCCGGCGTCGAGTCGCTCAGGTGCCATCGGGTCTATCTCGAGAACCTGGGCGGCGACATGGCAGACGCAGGCGCATTCCTTCGAAGCAACGCGGCCGACACCGGCCCGCGGCTGGGTGTCGAGTTGGCCGCTGGATTCGAGCTGGTGTGGCTGTAG
- the bcp gene encoding thioredoxin-dependent thiol peroxidase produces MADKPEPLEAGTEAPDFTAQTHDGRTVTLSDYRGQKVALYFYPKDNTPGCTAQACNLRDNTALLTDNGIAVIGVSPDPVASHQKFADKYELEFPLIPDPERTIIEAYGVWGEKKNYGKTFMGLQRTTFLIDENGVIAHVFKRPKTKEHAEEIVSKL; encoded by the coding sequence ATGGCTGACAAACCCGAACCCCTCGAGGCCGGCACCGAGGCGCCCGACTTCACCGCACAAACCCACGACGGGCGCACCGTCACCCTGTCCGACTACCGAGGGCAGAAGGTCGCGCTGTACTTCTATCCCAAGGACAACACCCCGGGCTGCACCGCCCAGGCGTGCAACCTGCGCGACAACACCGCATTGTTGACCGACAACGGCATCGCCGTGATCGGTGTGTCACCCGACCCGGTCGCCAGCCACCAGAAGTTCGCCGACAAGTACGAACTCGAGTTCCCGCTGATTCCAGACCCCGAACGCACCATCATCGAGGCCTACGGCGTCTGGGGTGAGAAGAAGAACTACGGGAAGACCTTCATGGGGCTGCAGAGGACGACGTTCCTGATCGACGAGAACGGTGTCATCGCCCACGTGTTCAAGCGGCCCAAGACCAAGGAACACGCAGAAGAGATAGTGAGCAAGCTGTGA
- a CDS encoding DUF427 domain-containing protein, whose protein sequence is MSERIRIDDCPDTVVVKVGGVKVAESANAKVLHEAGLGPRFYIPRADVEMSLLEPTDTSTRCPYKGAAVYWSVDADGRRFEDIVWSYESPIPEAADIAGLLCFYDNKDGVEQTVG, encoded by the coding sequence GTGAGCGAACGAATTCGTATCGACGACTGCCCCGACACGGTGGTGGTGAAGGTGGGCGGGGTCAAGGTCGCCGAGTCGGCCAACGCCAAGGTGCTGCACGAGGCCGGCCTCGGCCCTCGTTTCTACATCCCTCGAGCAGATGTCGAGATGAGCCTGCTGGAGCCCACCGACACCAGCACCCGCTGTCCCTACAAGGGTGCGGCCGTGTACTGGTCTGTCGATGCCGACGGCCGACGCTTCGAAGACATCGTGTGGAGCTACGAGTCGCCGATTCCCGAGGCCGCCGACATCGCCGGCCTGTTGTGCTTCTACGACAACAAGGACGGCGTCGAACAAACCGTGGGTTGA
- a CDS encoding TetR/AcrR family transcriptional regulator, with amino-acid sequence MGRQLSSRARDQMVVAAQELIAEVGLDGFTVDEVARRSGVAKTTIYRHFPSSAALAIHAVDCMIEEFPSIDTGSLRGDLESFFEVMRPHINDPATRQVLAGVFAMSAREPDFGEVMRQMLTERKAPLIRAFQRAIARGELSPETDLELAYDMLEGVFVFRRVLLDQTITPGESASVIDMILRAIRVES; translated from the coding sequence ATGGGAAGGCAGCTGAGCAGCAGAGCACGAGACCAGATGGTCGTCGCAGCTCAAGAACTGATCGCCGAGGTGGGCCTCGACGGTTTCACCGTCGATGAGGTCGCTCGCCGTTCGGGGGTCGCCAAGACCACCATCTACAGGCACTTCCCCTCCAGCGCCGCTTTGGCGATCCACGCCGTCGACTGCATGATCGAAGAGTTCCCGTCGATCGACACCGGCTCGCTGCGCGGCGACCTGGAGTCGTTCTTCGAGGTGATGAGGCCACACATCAACGACCCGGCCACCAGGCAGGTTCTGGCTGGCGTATTCGCCATGTCGGCCCGCGAGCCCGACTTCGGCGAGGTGATGCGCCAGATGCTGACCGAGCGCAAGGCGCCGTTGATCAGGGCATTCCAGCGAGCCATCGCCCGCGGCGAGCTGAGCCCCGAGACCGACCTGGAGCTGGCCTACGACATGCTCGAGGGTGTGTTCGTGTTCAGGCGGGTGTTGCTGGACCAGACGATCACACCAGGCGAATCGGCCTCTGTCATCGACATGATCCTGCGGGCCATACGCGTAGAGAGCTGA